AATTCTATCATAATTTATTTCCATAAAAAATAAAAATAATAAAATGATAGAAAATCTAGCAGAAAAATTGGTTAATCTTACTGTAAAACAAGTGAATGAATTAGCAACTTTTTTAAAAAAAAAGTATGGTATCGAACCCTCTAATACTTTTTTAGGAACATCTATGGATATTCCTAAAAATAAAGAAAAAAATTCAGAAAAAGAAGAAAAAAATATTTTCAATTTAATATTAAAATCTCCAGGAAATTCTAAATTATCTGTAGTGAAATTAGTTAAAGAAATTACTGGTAAAGGCCTTAAAGAATCTAAAGAATTGGTAGATAATGTACCAAATGTTCTTCAAGAGTCTATTGATAAGAAAGAAGCAGAAAGTTTAAAGAAAAGACTTGAAGATATAGGAGCTGAAGTAGAATTGAAATGATAGGTTAATTGTTTTTAGAAAAGTTTAAATTACTTGAAAATTTGGTGAATACAGAAAAAATTTCAGAAAAATCAGCAGAAAGAATTACTTTTGCATCGGTAAAAAAACAAGTAGAATATCCTGATTTATTGGATATTCAAATAAAATCATTTAAAGATTTTTTTCAACTTGATACAAAACCAGAAAATAGAAAAAACGAAGGTTTATTTAAAGCTTTTACCGAAAATTTTCCAATTTCAGATGCAAGAAATTCCTTTGTTTTAGAATTTAAAGGATATTCTATAGATTCTCCTAGATATTCTATAGAAGAGTGTATAGAAAGAGGATTGACTTATAGTGTTCCTTTAAAAGCTAAATTAAAATTATATTGTACAGATCCTGAACATGAGGATTTTGAAACAGTATATCAAGATGTGTATTTAGGAACTTATCCATATATGACTCCTTCTGGGTCTTTTATTTTCAATGGATCAGAACGGGTAATTGTATCTCAATTACATCGTTCTCCTGGAGTTTTTTTTGGTCAGTCTCATCATGCAAATGGGACGAAATTATATTCTGCAAGAATTATTCCTTTTAAAGGATCTTGGATTGAATTTGCTACAGATATCAATAATATTATGTATGCGTATATTGATAGAAAAAAAAAATTACCAATGACGACTTTACTTCGTGCTATTGGATATGAAAGAGATAAAGATATATTAGAAATATTTAATCTAGCGGAAGAAGTTAAAATAATAGAAAATAATAAGAATATTTTAGATAGAACTATTGCTGCTAGAATATTGAAAATATGGCATGAAGATTTTGTAGATGAAGATACAGGGGAAGTAGTATCTATAGAAAAAAATGAAATTTTAATAGATAGAGATATTGTTATAAAACAAGAGCATATAGATCTCATTATTCAACACGAAATAAAAACAATTCTTTTGCATAAAGAAGGAGGAAAAAAGAAAGATTATTCTATAATTTACAATACTTTGCAAAAAGATCCTACTAATTCTGAAAAAGAAGCTGTAGAATATATATATAGACAACTTAGAAATACAGAACCTCCGGATGAAGAAACTGCTAGAGGAGTTATAGATAAACTTTTTTTTTCAGATTCTAGATATAGCTTAGGACCTGTAGGTAGATATCGTTTAAATAAACGTCTTGGTTTGGATATAGATCCCAATTATTTAGTTTTAACTAAGGAAGATATTATTGCTATAGTTGAACATTTGAATGCATTGTTCAATTCTAAAAAAGAAGTAGATGATATAGATCATTTATCCAATAGACGTGTAAGAACTGTAGGAGAACAACTTTATACTCAATTTAGTATTGGATTAGCTAGAATGTCTAGAACTATTAGAGAAAGAATGAATGTACGAGATAATGAAGTTTTCATGCCTATAGATTTGATTAATTCTAAAACATTATCTTCCGTTATAAATGTTTTTTTTGGAACTAACCAATTATCCCAATTTATGGATCAAACAAATCCATTATCTGAAATCACTCATAAAAGAAGATTATCTGCTTTAGGTCCAGGAGGATTATCTAGAGAAAGAGCAGGATTTGAGGTTAGAGATGTTAATTATTCTCATTATGGAAGATTATGTCCTATTGAAACACCAGAAGGTCCTAATATTGGTTTAATTTCTTCTCTTTCTGTTTTTGCAAAAATTAATAATATGGGATTTGTAGAAACTCCTTATAGATCTACTAGTAATGGAAAAGTAAATTTAAAATCTAAGATCAAATATTTAAGTGCAGAAGAAGAAGAAGGGAGGATTATTGCACAAGCTAATTCTATAGATCAATATGGAAATTTTATATCTGACAGAATTATTGCTCGTGAAGATGGAGATTTTCCAATAGTAAAATCAAAACAAGTAGATTATATAGATGTAGCACCTAATCAAATAGCTTCTATTTCAGCTTCTTTAATTCCTTTTTTGGAACATGATGATGCTAATAGAGCTCTTATGGGATCTAATATGATGCGTCAAGCTGTTCCATTATTAAATCCTGAATCACCTATTGTTGGAACTGGATTGGAAAAACAAGTAGCAAGAGATTCTAGAATTTTGATTAATGCAGAAAAAAATGGAATAGTAGAATATATTGATGCAAGAAAAATAATTATTCGTTATGATCAAACGGAGAGAGATAAATTGATAAGCTTTGATTCCGAAATGAAAGTTTATGATTTGATAAAATTTAGAAAAACAAATCAAAATACATGTATTACTTTAAAACCTATTGTTAAAAAAGGAATGAGGATAGTAAAAGGTGAAATTTTATGTGAAGGCTATGCGACTGAAAATGGAGAATTAGCATTAGGAAGAAATTTGAGAGCTGCTTTTATTCCTTGTAATGGATATAATTTTGAAGATGCTGTTCTAATTTCAGAAAAAGTAGTCAGCGAAGATTGGTTCACCTCAATACACATAGATGAATATTCTTTAGATGTCCGAGATACAAAATTAGGAATGGAGGAACTCACAAATGACATTCCAAATGTTAGTGAGGAGGCTACTAAAGATTTGGATGAAAATGGGATTATTCGTGTTGGAGCTGAAGTTAAACCTGGTGATATTCTTATTGGAAAAATAACTCCAAAAGGAGAATCTGATCCAACTCCAGAGGAAAAATTGTTAAGAGCTATTTTTGGCGATAAAGCTGGAAATGTAAAAGATGCTTCTTTAAGAGCAGAACCTTCTTTATTTGGTATTGTCATTGATACCAAATTATTTACTAGAAGTATAAAAGATAAAAAATCTAGAGCTCAAGATAAAATAAAAATAGATCATATAGAAAAAGAATACGATAAAAAATTTTTAGATTTAAAAAATAATTTTTTAAAAAAATTATATACTGTTTTACATGGAAAAGTTTCTAAAAAAATTTTTTTCGATGAAAAAGAACAGGGATTTATAGAAAAAGGAACAAAATTCAGCCTCAAATTATTAAATAGTATATCTGATTATATAAATATATCTCCATATAATTGGACTTCTGATGTAGAAATTAATAATATTGTATCAGAAATATTGCATAATTATAAAATATCATTTAACGATTTAAATAATATTATGAAACATAAAAAATTTTCTATTACTATTGGAGATGAATTACCTTCTGGAATTATTAAAATGGCTAAAGTTTATATTGCAAAAAAAAGAAAATTAAAAGTAGGAGATAAAATGGCTGGAAGACATGGTAATAAAGGAGTTGTAGCACGTATTCTTCGTGAAGAAGATATGCCATTTTTAGAAGATGGAAGTCCTGTAGATATTGTTCTAAATCCATTAGGAGTTCCTTCTAGAATGAATATTGGACAAATATATGAAACAGTATTAGGTTGGGCAGGATATAAATTAGGTATTAAATTTTCTACCCCTATATTTGATGGAGCTAGTATAGAAAAAATAACAAAATATACAAAAAAAGCGGGTATTCCAAATTTTGGAACTACTTATTTATTTGATGGAGGAACAGGGGAAAGATTTGATCAACCTGCAACAGTTGGTATTATATATATGTTAAAATTAGGTCATATGGTAGATGATAAAATGCATGCTCGTTCTATAGGCCCTTATTCACTTATTACTCAACAACCTTTAGGAGGAAAAGCTCAATTTGGAGGTCAACGTTTTGGAGAAATGGAAGTTTGGGCTTTAGAGGCATTTGGAGCATCTAATATTTTACGTGAAATATTAACTGTTAAATCAGATGATGTAATAGGACGAGCTAAAACTTATGAATCTATAGTGAAAGGAGATTCAATTCCAGAACCAAATAATCCAGAATCTTTTAATGTTTTATGTTATGAATTGAAAGGATTAGGTTTGGATATTAATTTAGAAGAATGATAATTATTATTTTTTGTATGATGTTCCTTTACTTCTAAATTTTATATATCTATATGATACAACATTAAAAAATGAATAGAAAAAATAGTAGATTCAATAAAATTACAATTCGATTAGCTTCTCCAGAAACTATATTAAAAGAATCTAATGGAGAAGTTTTAAAACCAGAAACAATTAATTATAGAACTCATAAACCAGAAAGAGATGGACTTTTTTGTGAACGTATTTTTGGTCCAGTAAAAGATTATGAGTGTGCTTGTGGAAAATATAAAAGAATACGTTATAAAGGAATTGTTTGTGATAGATGTGGAGTAGAGGTAACTGAAAAAAAAGTTAGGAGAGAAAGAATGGGTCATATTAGTCTTGTTGTTCCCGTTGTTCATATTTGGTGTTTTCGTACTTCACCTAATAAAATAGGATATTTATTAGGATTACCATCTAAAAAACTTGAAATGATCATTTATTATGAGCGATATGTAGTAATACAAGGTGGGATAGCTAATCGTCAAGATGGATCCATTTTTCAAAAAGGAGATTTTCTTACAGAAGAAGAATATTTATATGTTTTATATAAGTTACCGAAAGGGAATCAGTTATTAGAAGATACGGATCTTAATAAATTTATAGCTAAAATGGGGGCAGAATGTATAGGAGATCTTTTAAATCGTTTAGATTTAGATCTTTTATCTCTTGAATTGAGAAATCAGGCTAACAACGAAACATCTAAACAAAGAAGAACTGAAGCCTTAAAAAGGTTACAAGTAGTGGAATCCTTTAGAGAGGGTAAAAAAAATGGAGGAAATGTTTCATGGATGATTATTCATGTTTTATCTGTTATTCCACCAGAATTACGACCTTTAGTTCCTTTAGATGGAGGTCGTTATGCAGCTTCTGATATGACCGATTTATATCGTCGTGTACTGATAAGAAATAACCGTTTGAAACGCCTTATGGAAATTAAAGCTCCTGAAGTTATTTTAAGAAATGAAAAAAGGATGCTTCAAGAAGCTGTAGATTCTCTTTTTGATAATTCAAGAAAAGTTTCTGCAGTAAAATCTGAAGGTAATCGACCTTTGAAATCATTATCCGATTCTTTAAAAGGGAAACAAGGAAGATTTAGACAAAATCTTCTTGGAAAAAGAGTAGATTATTCTGCTCGTTCAGTTATTGTAGTAGGGCCTCATTTAAAATTACATGAATGTGGGTTACCTAAAGATATGGCAGCAGAATTATATAAA
The nucleotide sequence above comes from Blattabacterium clevelandi. Encoded proteins:
- the rpoB gene encoding DNA-directed RNA polymerase subunit beta, coding for MSEKSAERITFASVKKQVEYPDLLDIQIKSFKDFFQLDTKPENRKNEGLFKAFTENFPISDARNSFVLEFKGYSIDSPRYSIEECIERGLTYSVPLKAKLKLYCTDPEHEDFETVYQDVYLGTYPYMTPSGSFIFNGSERVIVSQLHRSPGVFFGQSHHANGTKLYSARIIPFKGSWIEFATDINNIMYAYIDRKKKLPMTTLLRAIGYERDKDILEIFNLAEEVKIIENNKNILDRTIAARILKIWHEDFVDEDTGEVVSIEKNEILIDRDIVIKQEHIDLIIQHEIKTILLHKEGGKKKDYSIIYNTLQKDPTNSEKEAVEYIYRQLRNTEPPDEETARGVIDKLFFSDSRYSLGPVGRYRLNKRLGLDIDPNYLVLTKEDIIAIVEHLNALFNSKKEVDDIDHLSNRRVRTVGEQLYTQFSIGLARMSRTIRERMNVRDNEVFMPIDLINSKTLSSVINVFFGTNQLSQFMDQTNPLSEITHKRRLSALGPGGLSRERAGFEVRDVNYSHYGRLCPIETPEGPNIGLISSLSVFAKINNMGFVETPYRSTSNGKVNLKSKIKYLSAEEEEGRIIAQANSIDQYGNFISDRIIAREDGDFPIVKSKQVDYIDVAPNQIASISASLIPFLEHDDANRALMGSNMMRQAVPLLNPESPIVGTGLEKQVARDSRILINAEKNGIVEYIDARKIIIRYDQTERDKLISFDSEMKVYDLIKFRKTNQNTCITLKPIVKKGMRIVKGEILCEGYATENGELALGRNLRAAFIPCNGYNFEDAVLISEKVVSEDWFTSIHIDEYSLDVRDTKLGMEELTNDIPNVSEEATKDLDENGIIRVGAEVKPGDILIGKITPKGESDPTPEEKLLRAIFGDKAGNVKDASLRAEPSLFGIVIDTKLFTRSIKDKKSRAQDKIKIDHIEKEYDKKFLDLKNNFLKKLYTVLHGKVSKKIFFDEKEQGFIEKGTKFSLKLLNSISDYINISPYNWTSDVEINNIVSEILHNYKISFNDLNNIMKHKKFSITIGDELPSGIIKMAKVYIAKKRKLKVGDKMAGRHGNKGVVARILREEDMPFLEDGSPVDIVLNPLGVPSRMNIGQIYETVLGWAGYKLGIKFSTPIFDGASIEKITKYTKKAGIPNFGTTYLFDGGTGERFDQPATVGIIYMLKLGHMVDDKMHARSIGPYSLITQQPLGGKAQFGGQRFGEMEVWALEAFGASNILREILTVKSDDVIGRAKTYESIVKGDSIPEPNNPESFNVLCYELKGLGLDINLEE
- the rplL gene encoding 50S ribosomal protein L7/L12; the encoded protein is MIENLAEKLVNLTVKQVNELATFLKKKYGIEPSNTFLGTSMDIPKNKEKNSEKEEKNIFNLILKSPGNSKLSVVKLVKEITGKGLKESKELVDNVPNVLQESIDKKEAESLKKRLEDIGAEVELK